A stretch of Myxococcales bacterium DNA encodes these proteins:
- a CDS encoding response regulator — protein MDDSPFLVKQIRKFLEAEGHEVVAEGQDGIEGVNLYLEHRPDLILLDITMPNKDGRQCLEEVLQADDRARAVIVSAVKDRKMIMSCLNLGARGFIEKPLKFSDEAFCNEFRRVILEAIEK, from the coding sequence ATGGATGACAGCCCCTTCCTGGTGAAGCAGATCAGGAAATTTCTCGAAGCCGAGGGCCACGAAGTGGTCGCCGAGGGTCAAGACGGAATCGAGGGCGTCAACCTCTATCTCGAACACCGACCCGATTTGATTTTGTTGGACATCACAATGCCCAACAAGGACGGTCGCCAATGCCTGGAAGAGGTTTTGCAAGCGGATGACCGCGCACGCGCGGTGATCGTCTCTGCGGTGAAAGATCGCAAGATGATCATGAGCTGTCTGAATCTCGGTGCAAGAGGCTTTATCGAAAAGCCACTAAAATTCAGTGACGAAGCCTTCTGCAACGAATTCCGCAGGGTCATTCTGGAGGCCATCGAAAAATGA
- a CDS encoding amidohydrolase family protein — translation MAIAIAGVRIWDGVAEHATEVLQTLRIEGNRIAGIGTDASLRRNARVLDFEGATAIPGLIDAHVHLNLDPQLKTPDEQLAVAPDVRRKAMERRAAEMLTAGITTARDLGGGDWSEIALRDRILAGKLPGPRLLCAGQPITTPKGHCHFWGGEALGLEDIERVIRRQVEHEVDWIKVMETGGVFTPGSSPRGTQFDLKTLSGLVELAGQHDRPVAAHCHGSEGIAFAIAAGARTIEHCSFAGAGGFGSAFDPALVVRMAAANLWVSPTVNSGWGKRIEHEGAPTDFFRRMSHALRQLIAGGVRLIASTDAGIPGVMHHKLPEALAVFSKYTGGSPVDVLRSATSESANAFGLADETGALRTGLCADVLIVDGNPLDGLAALNRPIGVAARGEWTPIA, via the coding sequence GTGGCAATCGCAATCGCGGGAGTGAGGATCTGGGACGGTGTTGCCGAGCACGCAACCGAAGTGCTTCAGACCCTGCGCATCGAGGGCAATCGCATCGCGGGGATCGGGACCGATGCCTCACTTCGACGTAATGCTCGCGTTCTGGATTTTGAGGGAGCGACGGCGATACCGGGCCTGATCGACGCCCACGTGCACCTGAACCTCGATCCACAACTCAAAACTCCCGACGAGCAGTTGGCGGTCGCACCCGACGTACGGCGCAAGGCAATGGAGCGACGGGCGGCCGAAATGCTCACGGCTGGGATTACCACGGCCCGAGATCTCGGCGGCGGCGACTGGTCGGAGATCGCGCTACGCGACCGCATACTCGCCGGCAAACTGCCCGGCCCACGACTTCTCTGCGCGGGGCAACCGATCACGACGCCCAAAGGACACTGCCACTTCTGGGGTGGAGAAGCGCTCGGCCTCGAGGACATCGAACGGGTGATTCGACGACAGGTCGAGCATGAGGTCGACTGGATCAAGGTTATGGAGACTGGAGGCGTGTTTACACCGGGTTCGTCACCGCGCGGCACGCAATTCGATCTGAAAACACTCAGCGGACTCGTCGAGTTGGCAGGTCAGCACGACCGGCCCGTGGCCGCGCACTGTCACGGTAGTGAGGGAATCGCGTTTGCAATCGCAGCGGGCGCTCGCACGATCGAGCACTGCTCGTTTGCCGGAGCGGGCGGCTTTGGCAGCGCGTTCGACCCGGCACTCGTGGTGCGGATGGCTGCTGCCAATCTCTGGGTATCCCCCACCGTGAACTCGGGCTGGGGAAAGCGAATTGAGCACGAGGGGGCGCCGACCGATTTTTTTCGAAGAATGTCCCACGCACTTCGACAGCTCATCGCGGGGGGTGTGCGGTTGATCGCATCGACCGACGCCGGCATCCCAGGCGTGATGCATCACAAGCTACCGGAAGCACTGGCGGTATTTTCCAAGTACACGGGGGGCTCGCCGGTCGACGTACTGCGCAGCGCCACCTCCGAGTCCGCCAATGCGTTCGGACTCGCTGACGAGACGGGCGCCCTGCGGACAGGACTTTGTGCCGATGTCTTGATCGTCGACGGCAATCCCCTGGATGGACTTGCCGCCTTGAACCGGCCCATCGGCGTGGCCGCACGCGGGGAGTGGACCCCGATCGCCTGA
- a CDS encoding DUF2167 domain-containing protein, with translation MQRFDINRSLTCNGWAAAALAALLLCRMAAAPLVAAAQPSDEEAQRWAAEFEAALEYQSGDIELEAANAQLHLSSAYRYLDPQQTARILVEAWGNPPGAETLGAIVPAEFSVFGSETWAVILSFDEDGYVSDEDAADIRYDELLVEMQAETRAASDEREHAGYSRIELVGWAEPPYYDVDTHQLYWAKELVFGDAERHTLNYNIRALSRRGVLVMNAVSTTDQLWEVQSAMQGLLPLIEFDVGSRYVDFDPDVDTVAAYGIGALVAGKLAAKAGLLAKFAPLLLVFKKYAIVLLIGAGGILKRVFGSRKSDPHSDLTQSGIPPDSPGHD, from the coding sequence ATGCAGCGATTCGACATCAATAGATCTCTCACCTGCAACGGCTGGGCGGCAGCCGCGCTCGCGGCACTGCTGCTCTGCAGAATGGCCGCAGCACCTCTCGTCGCTGCGGCACAACCCAGCGATGAAGAAGCGCAGCGCTGGGCGGCAGAGTTCGAAGCAGCGCTCGAGTATCAGTCTGGTGACATCGAACTCGAGGCTGCCAACGCGCAGTTGCACCTCAGTTCCGCGTATCGCTATCTCGACCCGCAACAAACTGCGCGCATACTCGTAGAAGCCTGGGGCAACCCGCCCGGTGCCGAGACCCTCGGCGCAATCGTTCCAGCGGAGTTTTCAGTATTCGGTTCTGAGACCTGGGCCGTCATCCTTTCGTTCGACGAGGATGGCTACGTCTCCGACGAGGACGCGGCCGACATTCGGTACGACGAACTCCTGGTCGAAATGCAAGCCGAAACCCGGGCCGCGAGCGACGAACGAGAGCACGCGGGCTACAGCCGGATCGAACTCGTGGGTTGGGCCGAACCACCGTACTACGACGTCGACACCCACCAGCTGTACTGGGCCAAAGAACTGGTCTTTGGCGATGCGGAGCGACACACCCTCAACTACAACATTCGCGCGCTCAGTCGACGCGGCGTGCTGGTCATGAACGCGGTGTCTACGACGGACCAGCTATGGGAAGTGCAGAGCGCCATGCAGGGCTTGCTGCCGTTGATCGAGTTTGATGTGGGGAGTCGCTATGTCGACTTCGACCCGGATGTCGACACCGTCGCCGCATACGGAATTGGCGCGTTGGTCGCGGGCAAGCTGGCCGCCAAGGCGGGACTCCTGGCCAAGTTTGCGCCGCTGCTCCTGGTATTCAAAAAGTACGCCATCGTACTGTTGATCGGAGCGGGGGGGATTCTCAAGCGCGTATTCGGGAGCCGTAAATCGGATCCACACTCCGATCTGACGCAATCCGGGATTCCCCCTGACTCCCCCGGACATGACTAG
- a CDS encoding response regulator, with translation MPAEENDLDALGKALLVQLVQCISGMTGVDMGAVGTISSDVEQKFTEPLATIIDFTGTKTGNLMVSTDEKTLASILSMDDLPAIHERKAERAEYEGLFAEAMNTAAGECLSLLQVGENSLVTMYAPKILYGTLRFPNVVLKTFALETHFGIFHATVSVDAMQPEFLRLTDELLATKRDLQAALINSEELREQADIANRMKSEFLANMSHEIRTPLNGVLGLAESLAEIEDRPEQKADLDTIVDSGKSLLAILNDILDYSKMEAGFINLEVRDFDPVQTLHDVASLFERQASSKGIDFSLDLPDEGSHCLVRGDGTRLQQILCNLLSNALKFTREGTVTIQFRQEALADDLVRMSFQVSDSGVGIEAEALSHIFERFTQADGSTTRKFGGTGLGLAITQGLVELMGGEISAESVPGRGTTFTIDLTMGRGQASPDVAAELQTDRMHEKVDGLRVLVVDDNTVNQTVARRILERWNCRVDTADDGREALEFVKRVRFDVVLMDCMMPVLDGYGATRAIRKLPSPTCDVPIIALTANAMAEDHDLCFEAGMGGVVTKPISKDDLLISLINVMGDSGDPSE, from the coding sequence ATGCCGGCAGAAGAAAATGATCTCGACGCACTGGGCAAAGCTTTGCTTGTCCAGCTCGTTCAGTGCATTTCCGGCATGACCGGTGTCGACATGGGTGCAGTCGGCACAATCTCGTCCGACGTCGAACAAAAGTTTACAGAACCCCTCGCCACCATAATTGATTTTACCGGAACCAAAACCGGAAACCTCATGGTCTCTACTGACGAAAAGACGCTGGCTTCAATTCTGAGCATGGATGATCTGCCGGCCATTCATGAGCGGAAAGCCGAACGAGCAGAATACGAAGGCCTCTTTGCAGAAGCCATGAACACCGCCGCGGGAGAGTGCCTTTCGCTCTTGCAGGTCGGCGAAAACTCCCTCGTGACCATGTACGCCCCCAAGATTCTCTACGGCACTCTTCGCTTCCCCAACGTGGTTCTGAAGACCTTCGCGCTCGAGACCCACTTTGGGATTTTTCACGCGACCGTCTCCGTCGACGCCATGCAACCCGAATTCCTCCGGCTGACCGATGAACTGCTGGCGACCAAGAGAGATCTCCAGGCCGCGCTGATAAATTCGGAGGAGCTGCGCGAACAGGCAGATATCGCGAATCGAATGAAATCCGAGTTCCTCGCCAACATGAGCCACGAAATAAGAACACCACTGAACGGCGTGCTGGGCCTCGCGGAGTCCCTTGCCGAAATCGAAGATCGGCCCGAACAGAAGGCCGACCTCGATACCATCGTAGACTCCGGAAAATCTCTACTCGCCATTCTGAATGACATCCTCGACTACTCGAAGATGGAAGCCGGCTTCATCAACCTCGAAGTCAGAGACTTCGACCCGGTTCAGACGCTTCACGATGTCGCAAGCCTATTCGAACGACAAGCCTCATCCAAGGGAATCGATTTTTCGCTGGATTTGCCGGACGAAGGATCCCATTGCCTAGTTCGCGGAGACGGCACGCGACTACAGCAGATACTCTGCAACTTGCTGAGCAACGCACTCAAGTTTACGCGAGAGGGAACGGTAACCATACAGTTCCGGCAAGAGGCCCTGGCCGACGACCTGGTGCGGATGTCCTTTCAAGTATCGGATTCAGGAGTCGGCATTGAGGCTGAAGCCCTCAGCCACATCTTCGAGCGGTTCACCCAGGCGGATGGGTCCACGACTCGAAAATTCGGCGGTACGGGATTAGGTCTGGCGATCACCCAGGGACTCGTCGAGCTCATGGGGGGCGAGATCAGTGCTGAAAGCGTTCCGGGCAGAGGGACGACATTCACCATCGACTTGACCATGGGCAGGGGTCAAGCGTCACCTGATGTCGCCGCGGAGCTCCAGACCGATCGGATGCACGAGAAGGTGGACGGCTTGAGGGTGCTGGTGGTGGACGACAACACCGTCAACCAGACGGTCGCAAGACGCATTCTCGAACGCTGGAATTGTCGGGTGGATACTGCCGATGACGGACGTGAGGCGCTGGAGTTCGTCAAGCGAGTGCGATTTGATGTGGTGTTGATGGACTGCATGATGCCGGTCCTGGATGGCTACGGCGCCACTCGCGCAATTCGAAAATTGCCCAGCCCGACATGCGACGTGCCCATCATCGCACTAACCGCCAATGCCATGGCGGAGGATCACGATCTCTGCTTCGAAGCGGGAATGGGCGGGGTGGTGACCAAGCCGATCAGCAAGGACGATCTGCTCATCTCGCTCATTAATGTCATGGGGGACTCGGGTGATCCGAGCGAGTGA
- a CDS encoding radical SAM protein — MSSAVQTQFVRFPVILIKPSHYDDDGYVIRWKRSVVPSNTLATLYGLMTDCIERRVLGDHVEIECHALDESNSRIDVPKIIQQIRSAGGGLVGLVGVQSNQFPRAMDLAREFRAAGISVSIGGFHVSGCLAMLPGVQPDLQEAIDLGVSLYAGEAEGRLDDLLRDAANGAMKPIYNFLNDLPGLEEQPVPFLPRDVVVRGMGVQTSFDAGRGCPFQCSFCTIINVQGRKSRRRNADDIERIIRSNLSQDVHNFFITDDNFARNRDWESILDRLIQIREQEKIKINITIQVDTVCHKIPGFISKASRAGVNKVFIGLESINPDALKSAGKRQNQFSEYRAMMQAWHDQGVIIFAGYIIGFPGDTPETVARDVEIIQRELPVDILEFFVLTPLPGSQDHKELFDAGIAMDADMNNYDTFHVTTAHPLMSPEQWREAYRVAWSRYYTPEHIKTLLRRARACGIKTRKLSNMVLWFHGGLSIEGLHPLDGGYFRMKSRHERRPSLPVESAIRFYARYGWEIVSKHARYLVLFAQLRWFVWKLNRDPDAVNYRDASSAV, encoded by the coding sequence ATGAGTTCGGCGGTACAGACCCAATTTGTGCGCTTCCCGGTCATTCTCATCAAGCCCTCGCACTACGATGACGACGGCTATGTGATCCGGTGGAAGCGCTCGGTTGTTCCTTCGAACACGTTGGCCACCTTGTATGGGCTGATGACGGATTGCATCGAGCGGCGCGTGCTCGGTGACCACGTCGAGATCGAGTGCCACGCGCTGGACGAGTCCAATTCGCGCATCGATGTGCCAAAGATCATTCAGCAGATTCGCAGCGCGGGGGGTGGCCTGGTTGGACTGGTTGGTGTTCAGAGCAATCAGTTTCCCCGCGCCATGGATCTCGCTCGCGAATTTCGGGCGGCGGGAATCTCGGTTTCGATCGGCGGCTTTCACGTGAGCGGCTGCCTGGCCATGTTGCCGGGGGTGCAGCCGGACCTGCAAGAAGCCATTGACCTTGGTGTGTCGCTCTACGCCGGAGAAGCGGAAGGTCGTCTGGACGATCTGCTGCGCGACGCCGCAAACGGTGCAATGAAACCCATCTACAATTTCCTGAACGACCTGCCGGGACTCGAAGAACAGCCCGTCCCCTTCTTGCCCCGAGATGTCGTCGTTCGCGGCATGGGAGTACAGACTAGCTTCGATGCCGGTCGGGGCTGTCCGTTTCAGTGTTCGTTCTGCACGATCATCAACGTGCAGGGCCGGAAGTCTCGCCGCCGCAACGCGGACGACATCGAGCGCATCATCCGCTCGAATCTCTCGCAGGACGTTCACAACTTCTTCATTACCGACGACAATTTTGCGCGGAATCGAGACTGGGAATCGATCCTCGACCGACTGATTCAGATCCGAGAACAAGAGAAAATCAAGATCAATATTACGATCCAAGTCGACACGGTGTGCCACAAGATCCCTGGCTTCATTTCAAAGGCGAGTCGGGCGGGGGTCAACAAGGTATTCATCGGACTCGAGAGCATCAATCCAGATGCACTGAAGAGTGCTGGGAAGAGGCAGAACCAGTTTTCCGAGTACCGGGCGATGATGCAGGCCTGGCATGATCAGGGTGTAATCATATTTGCGGGCTACATCATTGGCTTTCCGGGTGACACGCCCGAAACGGTGGCCCGCGATGTCGAAATCATTCAGCGCGAGCTGCCGGTGGACATTCTCGAGTTCTTCGTCCTGACGCCTCTGCCCGGTTCTCAGGACCACAAAGAGCTCTTTGACGCGGGTATCGCGATGGATGCGGACATGAACAACTACGACACATTCCACGTGACCACCGCCCATCCACTGATGTCGCCAGAGCAGTGGCGAGAAGCCTATCGAGTGGCTTGGAGTCGCTACTACACCCCCGAGCACATCAAGACATTGTTGAGACGCGCACGTGCATGCGGCATCAAGACCCGAAAGCTGTCCAACATGGTGCTGTGGTTTCACGGTGGCTTGTCGATCGAAGGGCTGCATCCGCTCGACGGCGGCTACTTTCGCATGAAGTCACGCCATGAACGGAGACCGAGTCTGCCGGTCGAGAGCGCAATTCGCTTCTATGCTCGTTATGGCTGGGAGATCGTGAGCAAACACGCTCGCTATCTGGTGCTCTTCGCGCAGCTGCGGTGGTTTGTCTGGAAGCTCAATCGCGACCCAGACGCGGTGAACTATCGCGACGCTTCGAGCGCGGTGTAG
- a CDS encoding MATE family efflux transporter — MSADQSTALPEPGWLERFRGRDHTQGSIYGSLAVLSLPMVATSLFGGVIFQIGDLKLISGLGTDAMTAIIITNQTLRQVFIMVVMGASFGAQGMVARAIGNGDQEAADHVAGQVILLGVALSVVMASLGIFFPAAMLRAMHVSPEVLEVGIPYVQLVMILNFGMIFVLLTNSILTGAGDTTTPFMVSVTQALVALFAEYCLIYGNFGLPAFGIRGAALGLICGHLVSTAIIARVIFRGRARIHLRRRHLRPDAKVLKDIIKQAWPPAMQMLSAFLVTIYFVRMMGSFGDTAQAAYSIGLRLGMVGPMIAFPLAGATATLVGQILGAGNPRRAWKSLWVGLSIHATLMITMAMALFFYRIPFLEEFSSDAAVVEIGDEMLFYQLLSFISLANSIFNVALGTYLAVGLDYGPSGIFISGLVSSVFVTITTAGWIATGRWTRRGAQPFDAPC, encoded by the coding sequence TTGAGCGCTGATCAATCAACCGCTCTGCCCGAACCCGGTTGGCTCGAGCGCTTCCGCGGGCGCGATCACACCCAGGGAAGTATCTATGGCTCGCTCGCGGTGCTTTCGCTTCCCATGGTGGCAACGAGTCTGTTCGGTGGAGTGATCTTCCAGATCGGCGACCTCAAGCTCATCAGTGGTCTCGGCACTGACGCGATGACGGCGATCATCATCACCAATCAGACCCTGCGACAGGTATTCATCATGGTGGTGATGGGGGCGAGCTTTGGAGCCCAGGGAATGGTTGCCCGTGCGATTGGCAATGGAGATCAAGAGGCGGCCGATCACGTGGCGGGCCAGGTCATTCTTCTCGGAGTCGCACTGTCGGTTGTCATGGCCAGTCTCGGGATCTTCTTTCCCGCGGCAATGTTGAGGGCGATGCACGTTTCTCCTGAAGTTCTCGAGGTTGGCATTCCATACGTTCAACTCGTGATGATCCTGAACTTTGGGATGATCTTCGTTTTATTGACCAATTCAATTCTGACCGGCGCGGGCGACACCACGACCCCCTTCATGGTGTCGGTGACGCAGGCTTTGGTCGCGCTCTTTGCCGAGTATTGCCTGATCTACGGAAACTTTGGTCTGCCGGCGTTTGGCATCAGAGGTGCGGCGCTCGGTCTGATCTGCGGCCATCTGGTTTCGACTGCGATCATCGCCCGCGTCATCTTCCGGGGCAGAGCCCGGATCCATCTTCGGCGCAGACACCTGAGACCAGACGCCAAAGTACTCAAAGACATCATCAAGCAAGCCTGGCCCCCAGCCATGCAGATGCTCAGCGCCTTTCTCGTCACGATCTACTTCGTGCGCATGATGGGAAGTTTTGGGGACACCGCACAGGCAGCCTATTCGATTGGCCTGCGCCTGGGTATGGTGGGTCCCATGATCGCATTTCCGCTCGCGGGTGCGACCGCGACTCTGGTTGGGCAGATCCTCGGGGCGGGGAATCCAAGGCGAGCGTGGAAGTCTCTCTGGGTGGGACTCTCGATCCACGCGACATTGATGATCACGATGGCGATGGCTCTTTTCTTCTACCGCATTCCGTTTTTGGAGGAGTTCAGCAGCGACGCAGCAGTGGTCGAGATCGGTGACGAGATGCTCTTCTATCAATTGCTGAGTTTCATCTCTCTCGCCAACTCGATATTCAACGTGGCGCTCGGGACGTATCTCGCCGTGGGTCTCGACTACGGACCCAGCGGGATCTTCATTTCAGGCCTCGTCAGCTCGGTTTTCGTCACCATCACTACGGCGGGTTGGATCGCGACGGGACGCTGGACACGGAGAGGCGCGCAGCCGTTCGATGCGCCTTGTTAG
- a CDS encoding Hpt domain-containing protein produces the protein MLEDGQLARILILTTDITETRLAEVALEKPRQQRDTKVRELHSAFSTEPAILEQLADVAKETLREAEGLRTSEDLADPGGKLHRDLHTLKGNSGTLDFDHLASAAGALEDLLASVRTHPDPGDWEKWRGLLPELAGAIERLEGLREKRNEGSAGSLSVNRERFDSILGLLHAEGIDGPTAALRLEALDAVPFSRCCAHYPRLLKSQAERLGKTEPELNIHGAKQLIPRSIVRVFDTCLVHLIRNAIAHGIEDDATRASRGKSRWGKIDISAEIGDEWAVLSVSDDGAGIDTERLVQKALEAEHLSETEASALSDQDKLDLVFRVGLSSRESVDELSGRGVGMDAVKHTVERQGGTIAVRSRLGEGVEVTIRLSIRKPELPGVYE, from the coding sequence GTGCTCGAGGACGGGCAGCTGGCCCGAATCCTCATCCTCACCACCGACATCACCGAGACTCGGCTGGCAGAAGTTGCACTCGAGAAGCCCCGTCAACAACGTGACACGAAAGTGCGCGAACTCCACAGTGCTTTCAGCACTGAGCCCGCCATTCTCGAGCAGTTGGCCGATGTCGCCAAGGAAACCCTGCGCGAGGCCGAAGGGCTGCGAACCTCGGAAGATCTCGCAGATCCCGGGGGCAAGCTCCACCGAGACCTCCACACCCTGAAGGGCAACTCTGGGACCCTGGACTTTGATCACCTGGCAAGTGCGGCGGGCGCCCTCGAAGACCTGCTCGCCAGCGTTCGCACCCATCCGGATCCCGGCGATTGGGAGAAATGGCGCGGACTACTCCCCGAGTTGGCAGGTGCAATCGAGCGCCTGGAGGGCCTGCGGGAGAAGCGCAATGAAGGCTCTGCCGGATCACTCTCGGTCAATCGCGAGCGATTCGACTCGATCCTCGGCCTGCTTCACGCTGAAGGTATCGATGGACCGACCGCTGCACTACGCCTGGAAGCGCTCGACGCCGTGCCCTTCAGCAGATGTTGTGCCCACTATCCGCGGCTACTCAAATCTCAGGCCGAACGACTCGGCAAGACCGAACCGGAGTTGAACATTCACGGCGCCAAGCAATTGATACCCCGCTCGATCGTCCGAGTCTTCGATACCTGTCTAGTCCACCTGATTCGTAACGCCATCGCCCACGGAATCGAAGACGACGCGACTCGAGCATCACGCGGAAAATCCCGTTGGGGAAAGATCGACATCTCGGCGGAGATCGGCGACGAATGGGCAGTTCTTTCGGTGTCAGACGACGGCGCCGGCATCGATACCGAACGCCTCGTCCAAAAGGCCCTCGAAGCAGAGCACCTCAGCGAGACGGAGGCTTCAGCGCTCAGCGATCAGGACAAGCTAGATCTCGTATTCCGAGTCGGGTTGAGTTCGCGTGAAAGCGTGGATGAACTCAGCGGCAGAGGAGTGGGGATGGATGCAGTGAAACACACCGTAGAGCGGCAGGGCGGCACCATTGCAGTTCGATCACGTCTGGGTGAAGGGGTCGAAGTCACCATTCGGCTTTCCATTCGAAAGCCCGAACTGCCCGGAGTCTATGAATGA
- a CDS encoding chemotaxis protein CheX, producing the protein MSMTGGGFARNSIALRYVVEAAEAATVESLEGLFEDVPVRIHQSEVGIDRSPESSIASVITLSGQVSGLISLHASQALAGHIGRALLQAEKHEDLTDPEIRDAFGELCNIIAGNIKTRCLEQLAVKMEIGIPTVIIPREGVGVPPPTPDIAAAIIHAKVAFCPLTLYLCLSVVPRPYTDDSG; encoded by the coding sequence GTGAGCATGACGGGGGGAGGATTTGCGCGTAATTCGATCGCCCTGCGGTACGTGGTCGAAGCAGCGGAAGCGGCGACGGTAGAATCCCTCGAGGGCCTGTTTGAAGACGTTCCAGTCAGGATCCACCAGAGCGAGGTGGGAATCGACCGCTCCCCCGAATCTTCCATCGCCAGCGTCATCACGCTTTCGGGCCAGGTCTCTGGACTGATCTCCTTACACGCGTCGCAAGCCCTGGCCGGCCATATCGGTCGAGCACTCCTTCAGGCAGAGAAACACGAAGACCTGACCGACCCCGAGATTCGCGACGCGTTTGGTGAACTCTGCAACATCATCGCTGGCAACATCAAAACTCGGTGTTTAGAGCAGCTGGCGGTCAAAATGGAAATTGGTATCCCAACCGTCATCATTCCCAGAGAAGGTGTCGGCGTCCCTCCGCCCACGCCAGACATCGCAGCTGCAATCATCCATGCAAAAGTGGCGTTCTGTCCGCTGACTCTCTATCTCTGCCTTTCCGTAGTACCCCGCCCCTATACTGATGATTCCGGCTGA
- a CDS encoding tetratricopeptide repeat protein, whose product MRRRDSALKHEARAISASSEKKRDKQLSKAVKDWSAAEKYYRAAIKQLPKYYQAHSSLGYTLRKLGRYDKAIASYDLALKLKPGYPEALEYRAEAYLALGRFEDASHSYTRLRTLDREKAGQLLSAMEVWLEAPETSAADGTSISPETVAWLRGWVEEQSPGSDAETRAVSSPGADWDR is encoded by the coding sequence TTGCGCAGACGCGACAGCGCCTTGAAGCACGAAGCCAGGGCAATCAGCGCCAGTTCTGAAAAGAAACGCGACAAGCAGCTGTCCAAGGCGGTCAAGGACTGGTCCGCGGCGGAAAAATACTATCGGGCCGCGATCAAGCAGTTGCCCAAGTACTATCAGGCACACTCGAGCCTCGGATATACCCTGCGCAAACTCGGTCGGTACGACAAAGCGATCGCCTCGTATGATCTCGCACTCAAATTGAAACCGGGCTACCCCGAAGCCCTCGAATACCGAGCCGAAGCCTATCTCGCCCTCGGCCGATTCGAGGATGCGAGCCACAGCTACACACGACTCCGGACGCTCGACCGCGAGAAGGCGGGCCAGTTGTTGTCGGCGATGGAAGTGTGGCTCGAGGCGCCCGAGACTTCGGCCGCCGACGGAACATCCATCAGTCCCGAAACCGTTGCCTGGCTTCGCGGTTGGGTTGAAGAACAAAGCCCGGGCAGCGATGCCGAGACCAGAGCAGTCTCATCGCCCGGGGCGGACTGGGACCGCTAA
- a CDS encoding site-2 protease family protein, which produces MDNWGDGVLWYLAFLVSVTCHEAAHAWAALRGGDPTAYLGGQVSLDPEPHIRRSPIGMVVMPILSIMYIGWPLGFASAPYNLEWAYRHPKRAAWMSLAGPGANLAIVVFCALCFQAGAASGLFVSGASLQLGHLVGALNEGIWPSVAHVLSILFSMNLILFVFNMLPVPPLDGSMAIALLLSDDNARRVQNAMRRPMFGWIGLLLAWTLFGDLFRWVFGFVRVWVLP; this is translated from the coding sequence TTGGATAATTGGGGCGATGGGGTGTTGTGGTACCTGGCCTTCCTGGTCTCCGTGACCTGTCACGAGGCAGCGCACGCCTGGGCGGCGTTGCGCGGTGGCGACCCGACAGCCTATCTGGGCGGGCAAGTTTCGCTCGACCCCGAGCCGCATATTCGGCGTTCGCCCATTGGCATGGTGGTGATGCCGATCTTGTCGATCATGTACATCGGTTGGCCGCTCGGATTTGCAAGCGCGCCATACAACCTCGAATGGGCATATCGCCACCCAAAACGCGCGGCGTGGATGTCGCTGGCCGGGCCGGGGGCCAATCTCGCGATCGTTGTCTTCTGTGCTCTGTGCTTTCAGGCTGGCGCCGCTTCGGGACTGTTCGTCTCCGGTGCTTCACTGCAGCTGGGTCACCTCGTAGGGGCCCTGAACGAGGGGATCTGGCCCTCCGTCGCACACGTGCTGAGCATCTTGTTCTCGATGAACCTGATTCTATTCGTCTTCAACATGCTGCCCGTGCCCCCGCTCGACGGCAGCATGGCCATTGCCCTGTTGCTCTCGGACGACAACGCGCGCCGCGTTCAAAATGCGATGCGCCGCCCAATGTTTGGGTGGATTGGGCTGCTTCTCGCATGGACCTTGTTTGGCGACTTGTTCCGCTGGGTATTCGGTTTTGTCCGAGTGTGGGTGCTGCCCTAG